In Kwoniella dejecticola CBS 10117 chromosome 6, complete sequence, a genomic segment contains:
- a CDS encoding 60S ribosomal protein eL22, with protein sequence MFTHAQPKAPAASKTAAAGKPLHKFYVDASVPVNDNVFDLAAFEKFLHDRIKVEGKAGQLGDKITIAKEGNKLVLTSSIPFSKRYLKYLTKKHLKKNSFENFLRVVATAKDTYSLRYFKVDQDEVEDEE encoded by the exons ATGTTCACGCACGCACAGCCCAAAGCTCCTGCCGCCTCCAAGACCGCTGCCGCCGGCAAGCCCCTCCACAAGTTCTACGTCGACGCTTCCGTCCCCGTCAACGATAACGTCTTCGACTTGGCTGCCTTCGAGAAGTTCCTCCATGACAGAATCAAGGTTGAGGGCAAAGCTGGTCAATTAGGTGACAAAATCACCATTGCCAAGGAGG GTAACAAGCTCGTCCTTACCTCTTCTATCCCCTTCTCTAAGAGATACCTCAAGTACCTCACCAAGAAGCACCTTAAGAAGAACTCTTTCGAGAATTTCCTTCG AGTCGTCGCTACCGCCAAGGACACCTACTCTCTCCGATACTTCAAGGTCGACCAAGAcgaagttgaggatgaggagtaA